Genomic window (Candidatus Brocadiaceae bacterium):
CGCGTTGGCCCGCCGACGCGTTGGCCCGCCGACGCGTTGGCCCGCCGACAGGGCACGGATGCACGGCAGCCGGGCCGTTGTTGCCTCGGGCGTGGGGCCTCCCTTGTAGCGGAGGCCCCACGCAGAATCAAGCGGCCGCCGCATCGACGTCCTGCGGGTCCGCGCTCACTCCTCGGGCGGAGCCAGGCTGATCTCCAGCGACCCGGTCACCGACTGCTCGCCCTTCCCGTAGGTGGCCGTGACGCTGCACGTCTGCCCCCAGGGCACGGGGCTCGTCGTCAGCCGGCCCGTCTTCTTCTGGATGCTGGCATACTCCTTGGGGTCCGTGCGCCACTGGACCTCGTAGGTGACGTCCCGGTCCGGGCCGAAGTTGTAGTGCGCCGTGCACGCGTACTGCGGCGCGTCCGTCCCGGCCTCCAGGATGAACGGCCCTATGACGGACAGCGAATCGACGCCGGCGATGGCGAACGGCTCCTCGCTCTCGGCCCAGACCGCGCCGCCCAGGGCGCTGACGCGGATCGTGTAGTCATCGCCGTCCGGGTAGGGCGGTGTGTTCTTGATGGCCTTGCCCACGGTCCACTTCAGGCGGTTCTTCTTGGTGCCCTTGGAGCCGGAGAGCGTCCAGGTCTGCGTCCCGCCCTTGACCAGTTCCACCACCATCGGGTTGCCCCTGGGGAGGTTGACGACGTCCCACAAGACCTCGACCTTCGCGCCGCGCTCGATGACGATGCCGGGGCCGTTCGGGTAGTTGACCGCCATCTCGATCGGGCCGTAGTTGGCCGTCAGCGTCGTGTCGGACTGGATGCGCACCCGCTGCTTGAGGGACGTCCCCTTCAGCTTGGGCAGACCGGTCCACTCCACGAAGCCGTAGACGGCTTGGTCGGCGTGGACGATCGGGGGGGCCGTCAGCGTCACCCGCGTGTGGTCGGGCACGTCGCTGGAGTAGTCCGTCAGGCCGGCCGGGACGCCGGCGATCGGCACACCGGCCATCGGGCTGCTGCGCACGTTCAGAGCCCATGTCACCGGCGCATAGACGGCCTCGGCCTCCCGGGGGCCATCCATGTCGAAGGCAAGGGCGGCCTGGCCCGCCGGCTGCGGGACGCCCCCGAGCACCCAGTGCTGGAAGGTGTGCTGCGCCTTCTTGACCGTCACCAGGGCCGGGGCGGACAACGTGACGGCCGTTTCCTTGCGAACCGGCGCGATGTAGTTCGTCTGGCCCGGCGCGCTGCCGCCGATGGCGATGCCCGTGACCGGGCGGGAGCTGACCGTCAGCATGTACGCGGCATCGGCAGCGGTCTGGATCTTCACTTTCCTGGGCTTCGACCATCCGGTATCGAAGAGGCCGAGGGGGCATCTCTCCCGCGCCCGCACCTCGAAGGTCCCCGGGCGGTCGTAGGCGTGCGACTGGCGGTCCTTGCTCCTCCAACTGCCCCGCGTGCCGTCGCCCCAGTCGAACTGGTACTCGTGCGCCTCCAGCGGGTCGTACCCCTTGGCCTTGAAGGTCAGCTTCTCGCCGACGAATCCCTCCGACGGGCCGGACGGAGCGCCCGCCCCCGGCAGTGTGTAGCCCAGCGGGCTGATCTCGTAGACAACCGGCGGGACCGCCTGATCGCCGGAGGCGAGACTGCGCAGGACCGGGGGATTCCAGCCCATCGCGGACCCGGACGAAAGAAGGGCGCCAACAACCACAAGACCTGCCAGGAATGTGGACTTCCTCATCGCCGCTCACCACCTTCCGGCTTGCCGGGCTCTCGGCCCGGACCAGCAAAACCACCTCTCCGGTGCCGGCGCGTGGCCGGCCCCGGCGGTCACCGACAATCGTGCTTCCACCTCAGCCCAACATGATAGGCCGCCGAGGGGCAGGGACGCAAGCGCGGTCTCCGGCACCGACGGGCGCCCGGACCGCCCGGCTCCCTCACGCCTCCTGTCGTCATTATACCCGTTCGGCGCCCGCGCCCTGTCCGAACAGGACGTTATTGTCCGCCGAAAGGAGATTTTTGCGTACACGGGCTGGGACTTTACGGACTCTGCGGACTCTGCGGTCAGCGCATGTCGCGAGCGGAGGGGTAGGTTCGGGGAGACGGGCGAAAGCCGCGCGCGAGCGCCTGCAGATCCGCGTCGGCCCCGACGACGACCACTCGGGGGCCCCCCTCGGTGCCCAGGAGGGCCAGCGACCCGCCCTGCCGCTCCGGCCACTGGGCGCGCAGCGCCTCGGGCCACTCCTCGACCGTTTCGGCACCGCCCACGACCCAGACGAGCAGGGGCGCGTCGGGCTCCGGTTCGGGCATCGTGCGCCGCACGGGCACGGCGCGGCCGCCCGCCTGCTGCACAAGCGCCTGGAGTTCCAGGCCCCGCTTCCAGACCTCCTCGCCGTCCGGGGCGACGATCACCCAGCGCACGCGATCGTCGGTCACCAGTGGGATGCCGTCCCAGTAGATCTGGCCGTCCCCGGGGCGCGGCCTCGCCGTGGCGGGAAGCCGGCCGGCCAGCTCCAGGTTGGCCCGATGCACACGCTCGAACGTGCCCAGGCGCACGGCCTGTCCGGCGCCGTCGTGCGCCGCCCGCAGCACGGTGCGGAAGGGCCGCCGCTGCGGGCCGACCCGCAGGTCGTGCCCTTGCTCCGGGCCGACGGCGCCCTCGGCCAGAGCCACCGCGCGGAGCGCCTCCGGCCCGGCGGCCGCCGAGGCGGCCTCGGCGGCGCGCCGTCGCACGGTGCGCCAGAGGGCCACCTCCTGGCGGGCGTCGCGGACGATGTGCCAGATGGGCGACTGGCGGTCCGCCTCGCGGAACGGCTCCGGGCCGCTGACCGCCGCGCCCGCCATGCCCTGCCAGGCGGCGGCCCAGAAGGCGCTGCGCACCTCCAGCGCGGCGTGGCGCCAGTCCGCCCGGCGCAGGTCCATGTGGAGCCACACGGCATCGTCGGCGCCGATCCGCTCCGACGCCCGCATCAGCGGCACGTCCTGCGGTCCGCAGCCGTCCGAGACGAGCAGGAAGGAAGGGTACTCGGGACCCGGCAGGGCGTCGGGATCGAGCGCATCGGGTCGCTCACAGAGCAGGGCGGGACGGAACCCGGCGAGTGCGGCTGCGCGCGCGGCTCCGCGGGCGGCCCGCCGCACGTCCAGCAGCCACGGCGGACGGGGGTGGGGGAGGGCCAGGCGCACGGGGAATCCCCCGGCCGGCGGCTGTGCGCCCGCCCCGGCGCCCGAGAACGCCAGGAACGCCCAGCCGCGACGCTCGGCCTGCCCGGCAGCCTCCAGGGCCACCCGGCCGGCGGCCCCGGAGGCCATCGGCAGGGTGAACGCCGCGACATCGTAGGCGCGCAGCTTCGCCTGGGCGGTGTTGGACGGGACGGCATCGGGGCCGGGCGGCAGGTACCACACGGGGAAGGCATCGGCATCGTACGGCCCGGCGTCCAGCACCTCCACCAGGACGGGCACACGCAACGCACCGCCCCCGGAAGCAGCCGTCAGGGATGCGCCGTACCGGCCGGCATCGAGGAGGCCGGCGTCGAACGTGAGCGCCACCCAGGCCACCTCGCCCGAGGCCATGGTCAGGTCGCCCGGGGGCACCATCTGGGGCTCGGAGTCCGCGCCATCGACGATGCGCCAGACCGAGACCGCCGCCTGCGGAATGGGCGCGGCGGCGTCGGCGGGCGCCTCGGCCGGCTCCACTGCAATGTGCAGGCGGCCCGTCGGGGCCAGGGCACGCACGCCGAGGAAGACCGTCCGCCGGCCACCCCGGCCCATGGTCAGGGACAGGCGGTCCGGCTGGGCCTCGGCCGGGGGCCCGTCGAACACCCACAGGACGAATCCGCGGCGCTCGGCTTCGGCGTCGAGCGTGATCAGGCTGCCGGGCGCCGGGACGTGTGCGTCGGCGACGGGCACGGCGACCGGCGGCGGCGGGGTGGCCGGCGCCGGCGGCGGCACGCGGGGGCCGCCGCCCAGGGGCACGGCGAACTGCGCCAGCTTCCGCCCGCGCGCGTAGACCTCGTGGACGAGCCAGGCCGCCGCCTCATCCGCATCCCACCGGACAACTCCCCCGACGGCCCGCCCGCCCGGCTGCGGATCGTGCAGCAGCAGCGGGTCCGAGAGGCCGATCTCGCGGTGCTGCGCGTCGTGCGTGCGCGTCGTCACAGAAGCGTCCTTGAGCCCGTCCGTGAACGCCCGCAGCGTGAACTGCGTTTCCGGGGGATCGGCCTGGGCGAAGGGCACGCTGTCGCAGGCGAAGTGCTCGTTCATCTCGGCCAGCGACGCGAACCCGTCCAGTGGCGCCAGCAGCACGCGGACCGACATGCGGCACCCGGGTGGCAGGGGAGGGCAGGACCAGCCGGCCGTGACCATCCCCTCCGGCGTCCGAAGCGGCGGGAGCGGCCGGCAGCCGCCGTCCAGAACCGCCACGCCCAGCGTCCTGCGCACCGCAGGATCGGCGACTCCCATCCATCGGAACGGGCCCGGCCCGTCCGGTCGGGCCAGGAACAGGCCGGCGGCCATGACCTCCGTGCCGGCTCCGCGGTCCATGCAGAACACCTCGCCGCCCGCCGCACCCGGCGAGGGCGTGGCCAGGTTTCGCACGGCCGGGGCCCGGGCGCCCGTCAGCACGTAGGGAGAACGGTTCTCGAACGTCAGGTTCACCAGGACGTTCGGGCTGTCTGCGGAGAACCGGTACTCCTTGACCACGCGCAACGGGCCCGCGTCGCCCTCGAGGCGGACGACCGCGCCGGGCGGCCCGGCGTGCATCTGCGCCACGCGGAAGGGGCAGTCGGCGGTGTGCGTCTCCTCGATCAGCCCGCCGTGCCCGTCCTCGGACAGCCGCGTCCATTCGACACCGTCCAGCTCGAGCGAGACGATGCGGCCGCCGTTGTCCGGCACGATCGTGATCCGGCGTCCGGGGGCGCTCACGAGGATTCCCAACTCGGTGCGTTCGACCGAGAACGAGGCCGAGGCCGCGCCGACGGGACCGGTGGAGGCGGCGGTGCACAGAACGAGCAGCAGGACCACGGTTCGTCGTGGGGCGATCACCGCACGCATAGCCTCCGGGCGACGGGCACGCCCGCACAGCCGGCACCACGCGAACCCGTGGCCCACCATGCTGCAGGGCGGCAGCGACCGGACATCATACCGGCCGCCGGGGGCACGGGCAAGCGGGAAGGCGGAAGGCGCGGCGGCCCGCCCCCCGGCGGCCGAGGGCGTCCGCGCTGCCCGCACCTCAGCGCTCGGCGGCTCTTGACAGGGCGGCTTTTGCTGTTAGTATCATTGGACGATCGGCCAGAGGCGGCGGCCGCATCATGTGAACTTCCTGCACTTTGGGAGGATTATCTATGGCGTGCGAATCCTGCGGCGACAAGGACATGCTCATCGTCGGGACGAAGGTGAAGAATTACATCCGTGCACAGGACGTCATGAGTTCGAACGACGTGCTGACGGCGCTCAACGAGGCCGTGTACGCACTGCTGGACAAGGCCGTGGCGAGGGCGAAGGGGAACGGGCGCAAGACCGTGCAGGGCAAGGACGTGTAGAGGTGAGGTGACCCGGCCGACGGGGGCTTCCCGCACGGGAGGTCCGGAGGCGAAGGGTCAGCGTCGCACAGAGCGCAACGGGCCTTCCGGCGGGCTTGAGCCACCGGAAGGCCCGTTCCATTTCGCGCCCGGCGGCGGTTCAGTCCAGCTCGGTGAAGGCCACGATCGACCCGGCCGTGTCGGCGATGAAGAAGGTCGGGCCCTGTTCGGAGCCGGTGATCCGGCAGTCGGGCGGGAGGGTGTCGGACCAGAGCGGCTCGCCCGTGTCCCGGGAGATGGCGACGACCCGGTCCGGCCCCATGGCAGCGTAGACGGCGTTCCGGCCGACGCTGATCACCTGCGTGACCCCTGCAACCCGCCAGCGCTGCTGACGGTCGCCGGCGGCATCGAGGCAGATCAGGCTGGGGTTGTCGGTCAGCACCAGCAGGTCGGTCCCGACCACCCGCAGGTCCTCCCGGATGGGGCCGTCGAAGATGCGCTGCCAGAGCCATTCGCCGGTGTCCGCATCGAGCGAGTAGAGCAGGCCGCGGTCGTCGCCGACGTAGATTCGATCGGCCACCTGGGCGACGCCCGACGAGAGCCGCACGCCCGTCTTGGGCGACCAGCGCACGCGGTCCCTGTCCTTGAACGTGTCCCAGACCACCACGCCCATGGGCGAGGCGGCCAGCAGGTGTTCGCCGGCGATGGTGGGCCGGCTGAAGATGGGGCCGCGAAGCGAGACGAGCCATTCGGGCATGCGCTCGTCGGGACTCAGCCGGGCGATCTTCCCATCGCCGCCGGCCAGGTACAGGACGCCCTTGTGCGAGACCGGCTGGGCCGTGAGGGGGAAGCCGCACGGGTGCGGCCGGTCGATCGCGCCGGTGGCCAGATCGTAGAGAACGACGCTGTTCTTGACCACGAGGGCCAGGCGGTCGCCGAGAGCCGTGGGCGGCGCGTCCAGCTTGTCGATCATCACGGTGGTGGCCTTCCAGATGCCGGTGTCGGCGTCGAGGCAGTGGATCTCGCCGCCGCCGGCCTCAACGACCACAAGGGGCCCGGTGCTGTAGAGGTCCCGCAGCCGGCGGTTGTCCGTCAACTGGCCGAGTTCCTGCCGCCAGAGGCATTTGAGCCCCTCCTGTTCCAGGTCGAAGACGGCGTTGTGGGGGGCCAGCTTCGAGGGGGCGGGCGCGGGCTTGCGGGCACCGGCCGTCACGCAAGAGACGAGAGCCACGGTCGTCAGAACAGCAAGCAGAGCGAGAAATCGTTGCGAAGCGAATCTCATGACCCGGCCTCCGGTCGCGCGTTGTCGGGAGGATTCCACGAGCACACAGGCGCCGCCCACCGGCGTGCAGCCGGGGCGGCCGCCATCCTGCAGAACTGTAACCCGCGTCCCGGCGGGTGTCAAGGGCAAACATTGCCCTTCCCGGCGTCCTGCGGGCCTCCGGCGGGGTCGGCGGGGTGTGCACGCCGCCGGCAGGGCCGCCGGGCGCCCTGCCGATCGGCGCGGGGCGGGCTGCGGGGTACAGAAGATGGGAGGCCGGGGCGGGCGGGGATGTGTGCACTTGCGGCGACTCCGGGTTTTGCGGCATAATGCGGTTCCTGTGATGGCACGTGGCCGGGGCCGTGCGCGATGGCCGTCTTCCATCAGGATTGTGCAGAAGCGCCTATGACGCGTTCCGAGAAGCCGCGCGAGACCGGACCCGACGGCGAGCGTCCGGCCGAACAGAGAGCCAGGCGTTGCCAGGAGGAGCTTGACTCCCTGAGGGCGAAGTTGCGCCAGTCGGAGGCGCGCGTGGAAGCACTCGAGACGCAGTTGCGCGAGGCGCAGATCAATGCCCCGCCGCCCGGCATCGGGGAGCGGGAGATGCGCCTGCTGGCCGAGCAACTGGAACGCCAGGCGGTGCTGCTGGAGCGCGACGAGCAGGTCGGGCGCGAACTCCAGCGCAACCTGCAACCGGTGGTGGAGGGCGCCTTCGAGGGCCTCCACTTCGCCATCGAGACCCTGCCGGGCGCGCGGGTCGGCGGCGACTTCTACGACATCATCAACCTGTCGGACAACTTCGTGGCCTTCCTGATCGCCGACGTGTCCGGCTACGGCCTGCCCGCCGCCGTCATCATGGCCACCGGCCGCCTGGCCTTCCGCACCGCAGCGGCATCCGAACAGCGGCCGCGCATCATCATGGAGAACGTCAACCGCCAGATGCTCCGCAGCACGCTGGCGGGGCACTACCTGACGGCCTTCCTGGGGGTGCTCGACACCGAACTGCTCACGCTCCAGTATGTGAACGCGTCGCACTGTTCGCCGTTCCTGATTCGGGACGGCGAGGTGACGCCGCTGGACACCGAGGGCCTGTTCGTCGGCATGTTCGAGGACCCGCAGTACGAACAGAAGAGCATGCAACTGGACAAGCATGACCGCCTGTTCCTCTACACGGACGGGCTTCTGCATGCGTTCGACGAGAAGGACCGGCCGCAGTCCCAGAAGCTGCTCTGCGAGTACCTGGAGAAGAACGGCGCCCTGAGCATCGAGGAGCTGATCGGGGGACTGACCGGGCGCCTGGACCATCCGGACGACGACGTGGCGGTCATGGGCGTGGAGCTGCTGCTGGAGAAGGCGCAGCGCAAGACGATCACGATGCCGAGCCTGCCGCGCGAGCTGATCCACGCCGAGACGGCCATCCTGCCGGTCCTGGAGAACCTGGGCTACGGCGAGCGCATCATCTTCGCCGTGAAGCTGGCCCTGGAAGAGGCGGTCATCAACGCGATCAAGCATGGAAACGAGCTGGACGACACCAAGCGCGTGACCGTTTCGTTCAGCGTGGACGAGAACAGAGCCGTCATCTCGGTCGCCGACGAAGGGGAGGGGTTCGATCCGAACGCGTTGCCCGATCCCACGGCCGAGGACTACCTGATGGCCACCTCGGGCCGCGGCGTGGCCCTGATCCGCGCCTACATGGACGAGGTGCGGTTCAACGACAAGGGCACCGAGATCACCATGATCAAGTACGCACCCTGGGTGGCGGGCAAGCACTCTTAGGCATTCAGCGACTCGGGCGGAACGATATGCGCGAAGAATCTGCCGAAAGCGCCAGGATCGAACAGGAGTTGCGCGACGACGTCGTCGTTCTCCACATGTCCGGTCAGATGCGCGAGACCGGCGCCGAAGCGCTCCGGGCGGAGCTCGACCGGCTGGTTGAAGAGGGGCATTACAGGCTGATCTTCGACCTGAGCAACATCTCGTTCATCAGTTCCGTCGGGTTGGGCCAGATGATGCGCGCGTTCCGCGCCACCACCAGCAACGGCGGCTACGTCCGCATCGTCAACCCGCAGCCCCTGGTGGAAGAAGTGTTCCGGTTCACGAAGCTGCACACCCTGATCGGCATCTTCCCGACCGTCGAGGACGCCATCGCCGCCGAATGACGCGCGCCGGCCGCTCACCCCGCCGTGGGCGCGTCCACCCGGTCCGCCGCCTCTGCGCTCGCATCCGCCAGCTCCAGCAGGTTCAGCCGTTCCCGCCGCAGAAACGCCAGCCCGGCGACCGTGATCGGGACCACGTTCACCGCCCAGAGCATCATCGCAAACGCCCCGGCATCCCCCTGGCCCACGCCGAACAGCTCGGTGGCCTTCAGCGTGGCCACGTGGAACGGGCCGATGAAGCCCGGCGCCTGCGGAAGCGCCACGGCCGCCAACACGCAGACCTGAACGACCAGGGCCGCCGCGAAGCCCAGCCGCAGGTCGAACGCGTGGGCCAGCGCATACGTGCTCAGCGGGAACATCATCCAGACGGCCAGCGACAGCACCGCCGCCACCAGAACGCGGCGCGGCCCCCGCAGGAACTCCATCGAGCGCGTCGCCGAACCCGTAAAACCCAGCAGCCGCGAACGCAGGGGCGACGGCACCGGTCGGAGCACGAACCGCGCGGCCCGCATCGACGGCCGGGGGAAGAACGCCAGGAACCCCAGCCCCCCGAGCCCGACCGCCGTCAGGGCGGCGAACCAGATGCCCCTGTCCACCAGCACCGCCACGAAGTCTGCGTTGGACGGCTCCCCGCGCAGCAGCGCCCAGGTCAGCAGCACCAGGCAGCAGACGCCGAACAGGTCGAGGACGCGTTCCAGCCCGACGGCCGTGCCCGCCGCATCGCCGAACGAGACGCCCCCGAGCCGGTGGAGCGCGTAGGGGCGGATCAGCTCGCCGGGCCGCAGGGGCAGCACGCAGCTCGACATGAAGCCGATGCACGTGGCCCCCGCAATGGCTCCCCAGGCGACGTCGCCGACCGGCTGTAGGAGCACCCGCCAGCGCACCACCCGCAGTGCGTACATGACGGCCAGAAGGGCAACCGAGGCCACGACGTACCCGTAGCGCGCCTCCCGGACGGCCGCCCACAGGCCGCCCCAGGCCCCCCACAGCCCCACGATCAGATAGGCGAGGGCCGCCACACTGATCGCCAGGCCGACGGCGAGCCACGCCAGACGGTCTCGCCCTGTCTTCAACGCGGTGTCCCTTTCCCGTCCCGTGGCGCCGGCAGGGCCGCCAGTGTAGCGCAACCGGAACGCACGCTGCAAATCGTGTCCGCACAAGCGCTTCGAGGTGCCTGTGATTGACACCCCGGGGGCTCCCGCTATAATGACCCTGTGGCTTCTCGCGGCAGCACGTCGCTGTGCCGGCCCTGGTTCCCCGCAGATCGGTGATCTGCCTGATGCCTCCGGTGACCTACAGAGACGCTGGGGTGGACATCGCCGAGGGTGACCGGTTCGCCCAGGGCCTGCTGGACCTGATGCAGCGCACGTACAGCGACCGCGTGCTGGCCAACCCGGACGGGTTCGGCGCGCTGTTCTCGCTCGACTACGACACGCGGCTGTTCCGCCAGAACTACCGCCATCCCATTCTCGTCAGCTCGACCGACGGCGTCGGCACGAAGCTGAAGGTCGCGTTCCTGACGGGCCGCCACGGCACGGTGGGCATCGACCTGGTGGCCATGTGCGTCAACGACGTCCTGACTCTCGGGGCCGAACCGCTGTTCTTCCTCGACTACCTGGCCACCGGGAAGCTGGAGCAGGAGGTGCTGCACCAGGTGGTCACCGGCATCGCGGCGGGGTGCCGTGAAGCCGGCTGCTCCCTGCTGGGGGGGGAGACGGCGGAGATGCCGGGCTTCTACCAGCCGGGCGAGTACGACGCGGCCGGGTTCACGGTCGGCGTGGTCGAGAAGCACCGCGTCCTGACCGGCGCGGGCACCGAGCC
Coding sequences:
- a CDS encoding PQQ-binding-like beta-propeller repeat protein, which translates into the protein MRFASQRFLALLAVLTTVALVSCVTAGARKPAPAPSKLAPHNAVFDLEQEGLKCLWRQELGQLTDNRRLRDLYSTGPLVVVEAGGGEIHCLDADTGIWKATTVMIDKLDAPPTALGDRLALVVKNSVVLYDLATGAIDRPHPCGFPLTAQPVSHKGVLYLAGGDGKIARLSPDERMPEWLVSLRGPIFSRPTIAGEHLLAASPMGVVVWDTFKDRDRVRWSPKTGVRLSSGVAQVADRIYVGDDRGLLYSLDADTGEWLWQRIFDGPIREDLRVVGTDLLVLTDNPSLICLDAAGDRQQRWRVAGVTQVISVGRNAVYAAMGPDRVVAISRDTGEPLWSDTLPPDCRITGSEQGPTFFIADTAGSIVAFTELD
- a CDS encoding SpoIIE family protein phosphatase; this translates as MTRSEKPRETGPDGERPAEQRARRCQEELDSLRAKLRQSEARVEALETQLREAQINAPPPGIGEREMRLLAEQLERQAVLLERDEQVGRELQRNLQPVVEGAFEGLHFAIETLPGARVGGDFYDIINLSDNFVAFLIADVSGYGLPAAVIMATGRLAFRTAAASEQRPRIIMENVNRQMLRSTLAGHYLTAFLGVLDTELLTLQYVNASHCSPFLIRDGEVTPLDTEGLFVGMFEDPQYEQKSMQLDKHDRLFLYTDGLLHAFDEKDRPQSQKLLCEYLEKNGALSIEELIGGLTGRLDHPDDDVAVMGVELLLEKAQRKTITMPSLPRELIHAETAILPVLENLGYGERIIFAVKLALEEAVINAIKHGNELDDTKRVTVSFSVDENRAVISVADEGEGFDPNALPDPTAEDYLMATSGRGVALIRAYMDEVRFNDKGTEITMIKYAPWVAGKHS
- a CDS encoding STAS domain-containing protein; its protein translation is MREESAESARIEQELRDDVVVLHMSGQMRETGAEALRAELDRLVEEGHYRLIFDLSNISFISSVGLGQMMRAFRATTSNGGYVRIVNPQPLVEEVFRFTKLHTLIGIFPTVEDAIAAE
- a CDS encoding flippase-like domain-containing protein, with translation MKTGRDRLAWLAVGLAISVAALAYLIVGLWGAWGGLWAAVREARYGYVVASVALLAVMYALRVVRWRVLLQPVGDVAWGAIAGATCIGFMSSCVLPLRPGELIRPYALHRLGGVSFGDAAGTAVGLERVLDLFGVCCLVLLTWALLRGEPSNADFVAVLVDRGIWFAALTAVGLGGLGFLAFFPRPSMRAARFVLRPVPSPLRSRLLGFTGSATRSMEFLRGPRRVLVAAVLSLAVWMMFPLSTYALAHAFDLRLGFAAALVVQVCVLAAVALPQAPGFIGPFHVATLKATELFGVGQGDAGAFAMMLWAVNVVPITVAGLAFLRRERLNLLELADASAEAADRVDAPTAG
- a CDS encoding phosphoribosylformylglycinamidine cyclo-ligase, which gives rise to MPPVTYRDAGVDIAEGDRFAQGLLDLMQRTYSDRVLANPDGFGALFSLDYDTRLFRQNYRHPILVSSTDGVGTKLKVAFLTGRHGTVGIDLVAMCVNDVLTLGAEPLFFLDYLATGKLEQEVLHQVVTGIAAGCREAGCSLLGGETAEMPGFYQPGEYDAAGFTVGVVEKHRVLTGAGTEPGDVVIGLASSGLHSNGYSLTRRLVFDEAGLGVDDSLERFGIDRTVGEELLEPTRIYVRSVRTVLHHYKVKRVVRGIAHITGGGLVENVPRVLPEGCAVELDPSAWRRPPIFDALQRIGSVPLDEMYLTYNMGIGLVLIVSRFFAASVLEQLQRAGERATVIGRVVEGDRTVHIL